ATCGAGCACGAAGACCTTTTCGGGCGCGTTGCGCACCGACACGGGGTCGTTGACCACCAGGGTTTCGCCCTGGATGCGTTCGAGCAGCCAGGTGCCGGTGAGATAGCCGAGGTCGAAGGGCGGGTCCTGCCGCATCAGTACGACGTCGACGTCGCGGCCGAGGTCGAGCGTGACTTCGTCGCCGAAGCGGTAATGATCGCCCGCGACGCGCTGCGCCGCCACCACGCCGTGCGCCTTGGTCGTCAGCCGCCCGGCCTCCCACGTCAGGCCGCGGACGTCGTAATGATAGAGGGTGTAACCGCGTTCGAGCCCCTTCAGCATCAGGGCGAAGCTGCTGTCGCCCGCGATGTTGATACCGTCCATCGGATCCATTTGCACCGCGGCGCGCAGGGTCATTTTTTTCTCCTCACAGCGCGCGCCATTAGGCTGCACGCCTATCCTGATTCGTCATCCCGGCGAAGGCCGGGATCTCGTCGTCGCAATCGGACGCACCGGCGAGATCCCGGCCTTCGCCGGGATGACGGAATGGAGCGTTGTTGCTGCAGCCCGTCACGGCTGCCAGACGTGGACCAGATGGCGTGGCAGGCGCCGCGGTGCAAGCAGCATCACGTCGATGCGTATGTCGTCGTACGGCCGGGCGAAGCGCGGGGCGAGCATTTCCGCCGCCGCAGCGACGCGGCGCAGGCGATAAGGGTCGATGGCCAGGTCAAGGTCGGCGGCGCGGTCGCGCCATTTGACCTCGATAAAGGCGACGGTGCGCCCGCGCCGCGCGACCAGATCGACCTCGCCGACGGGGACGCGCAGCCGCTGCCCCACGATGCGCCAGCCATGGAGGCGCAGCCACCAGGCGGCACGGCGCTCGGCGCGGCGGCCGCGCGCTTCGGCGGCGGCGCGGGTCAAGCCTGGCCCTTGAGCGCCAGCGCGCGGGCGTAGATGGCGTGGCGGTCGCGGCCGAAGCGTTTGGCGACCGCTTTCGCCGCCTGTGCGACGGGCTTGTCGGCCATCGCGTCGCGGAGCGCCGCGTCGAGCATCGCATCGTCGGCTTCCTCGGCCGCGGCTTCGCCGGGCGGGCCGACGACGATGACGATCTCGCCCTTCGGTGGTGCCTGTTCATAGCGCGCGGCGAGGTCGGCGAGCGGGCCGGTGACGCATTCCTCGTAAAGCTTGGTAATTTCGCGCGCGACCGCCGCCTCGCGGTTGCCAAGTCCCTCCGCCAGCGCCGCAAGTGCGGCGGCGAGGCGCGGGCCGCTTTCGTAAAAGACGAGGCTGGCGCGCAGGCCCGCGAACTCGGCGATCGTGTCAGCGCGCGCCTTGGCCTTGTTGGGCAGGAAGCCCGCGAAGAGGAAGCGGTCGCTCGGCAGCCCCGACAGCGTGATCGCGGCGATTGCGGCGCAGGGGCCGGGCAGGGTGGTGATGTGGCGCCCCGCCGCGCGCGCGTCGCGCACCAGCTTGTAACCGGGATCCGAAATCAGCGGGGTTCCGGCGTCCGACACCAGCACGACGACCTCGCTTGCCATTCGCGCAACCAGCGCGGCGCGGGTGCGTTCGTCGCTGTGGTCGTGATAGGGGGTCATCGGCACGCGCAGACCCAGGTGCGCGAGCAGCTTGGCGGTGACGCGCGTATCCTCCGCCGCGATCAGGTCAGCCGACGCCAGCGTCGCCGCGGCGCGCACGCCGATGTCGCCGAGGTTGCCGATGGGGGTCGCGACGATATAGAGACCGGGCAAGGGAGAATCTGGGATGGTCGAATCTGGCATGACGCCGAAAATGGCAGAAACTGCCTCAAACTGCTATGATGGCTTGCGCCAGAATAATGCGTCGCCGCGGCGGCAATTGCTGCGCGGACTCGGCGCGGTGGCGCTGGCGGGGGTGCTTGCCGCGTGCCAGGTCGTGCCCAGGACCGGCGGACCTGCAACGCCGCCGCCACCGAGCGATCCGGGCGAAACCGTCGGCCCCGGCCTGCCCACCGACACCGACCGCCACCGCGTTGCGCTGCTCGTGCCGCAGACGGGCCCCAACGCCGATGTCGGCACCGCGATCGCCAATGCGACGACGATGGCGCTGCTCGACACGCGCACCGAACGGCTGCGCATCACCACCTATGACACCGCGCTGGGTGCCGCAGCGGCGGCGCGGCAGGCGGTCGCCGACGGCAACAAGCTGATCCTGGGGCCGTTGCTCAGCGAAGATGTCGCCGCGGTCGCGCCGATCGCGCGCGGCGCGAAAATCCCGGTGCTGAGTTTTTCGAACGACAGCAGCGTCGCGGGCAATGGCGTCTTCATCATGGGCTTCGTCCCCGGCCAGTCGGTCGAACGGATCGTCGCCTTTTCGCGCGCGAAGGGACATCAGCGGTTCGGCGCGCTGGTACCCAAGAATGTCTATGGCGACCGTTCGGCAGCGGCGTTCCGCGCCGCGGTGGCCGAGGCGGGCGGAACGCTCGTCGCGCTCGAAAGCTATGACCGCAGCGCGACCGCGCTGACCGGCGCGGCGCGGCGGGTCGCGAACGCGGGCGATATTGACGCGGTGCTGATCGCCGACAGCGGCGGCAACGCCATTCGCGCGGTTCCGGTCATAAAATCGGCGGGCGATCGCCAGATCCTCGGTACCGAGCTGTGGAACACCGACGCGGTGCTGGCGGGCAGCGCGGCGATGCGCGGGGCGTGGTTCGCGAGCGTTTCGGACGGGCTGTATGGCCAGCTCGCGACCAAATATCGCACGCGCTTCGGCCGCGCGCCGTACCGGCTCGCGAGCCTGGGCTATGACTCGGTGCTGCTGACCGTGCGGATCGCGCGCGACTGGAAACCCGGTACCAATTTTCCGGTGAACCGGCTGCTCGCGACTGACGGCTTTGGCGGCATCGACGGCATTTTCCGCTTCAACAACCGGGGCATTGCCGAGCGCGCGCTCGAGGTGAGCGAAATCGGCGCCGGCGGCTTTCGCGTCATCGACCCCGCGCCGACCAAATGGTGAGCCCACGCCGGTAGTGGCCGCGCGGCCACAGTCGGCCGAAAAGCAGCGCCAGGTCGCCGTCGCCACCTTTACGGCGGCGCCGCGATCACTATATGATCGTCGGGCGCTCCGCGCGTCGATGCCGCGTGCCCATATCGAAACGAGTGAGGAGATACAGCTATACGCCCGCCCATGACCCGTCGCCCGATGGCGCCGCTGCCGCCCAAGAACGGCCCGCGATACAATGAATTCATTGCCTCCCCCAAAGTCCGCGTGATCGACGAGGAAGGCGAAAATCTGGGCGTGATGCTGACGGCCGAAGCGATCGAACAGGCGGCCGAGGTGGGGCTTGACCTTGTCGAAGTGTCCCCCAATGCCGACCCGCCGGTGTGCAAGTTCCTCGACGTCGGCAAATATAAATATGAGGCGCAGAAAAAGGCGAACCTGGCCCGCAAGAGCCAGAAGACGCAGGAGATCAAGGAGATCAAGATGCGTCCGAACATCGACGACCATGATTTCGATGTGAAGATGAAGAAGGTCTTCGACTTCCTCGAGGAAGGCGACAAGGTCAAGATGACCATGCGTTTCCGCGGTCGCGAGATGAGCCACACGCAGCTTGGCCTCAACGTGCTCCAGCGCGTCGCCGAGCTGACCGCGGAGGTCGCGAAGGTCGAGGCGCACCCGCGCACCGAAGGCCGCCAGATGCTGATGGTGCTGGCGCCGAAATAGGAGCCAGGCGAACCAAGGACCGTCGCCGCCGCGAAGGCGGGGGGCCGCCATCGGTTTATGCAGCACCGCGGGAAAAGGCTGCCAGCTGCCCCGCCTTCGCTGGGGCGACGAGATTATCTCAGCCAATCCGAAAATCTAGGGCGGTCGTTCCACCGGGGCGGCCGCCCGCTTCGTATCGGCGCTCGACCATCCTGACGGTACCGTCCGCCGCCACCGCGGCGAGGGTCGAGGCGCGCGTGCCATAGACTTCGCCCGTCAGGAACAGCGCCGGGTCGCCTTCCGCCGTCAGCGTGTCGAGCAGACCCTCAGGGTCGCTGCGCGACCCGACGAGCGCCGCCAGCGTGGCGCGCAGCCGCTCGGCGCGCGGGCAGGGGCGGTCGACGGGCTCGTTCGCGAGCGCATGGACGCCGGGCCCGAGGCTTGAAATCTGCGGCCGCGGCCGGTTGGTCAGGAGCCGCGGGCCGCTGCCGTCGATTGCGAACAGGTTGAAGGCGTTGAAGCGGTCGAGGTCGGCCACGGCCGGGTCGGCGAAACGCCCCTGTCCACGCAGCAGGTCGGTGACGAGCGCGCCGCGCGAGTCCTTCGCCGGATCGGGCATCGCGCCGCGCACATTGGTCACGACGACGGCGCGCCCGCTTGGCGCGTGGACGCCCAGCCACGTCCCGCCCGCCTGAAGGTCGCGCCCGGCGACGATCCCGCTGCCATCCGCCCATTGGTGGAGCGGGGCGGCGGGGCGCGCGTGAAACTCGTCACGATTGCCGATGAGGATGAGCGGCCAGTCGGGATGGACGCGGTGGGCAAGGGCGACGACGCACATGCGCGCCCATATCGGGGCGTTCGGCGGCCTTGCCAAGCCTCTTGACAAGTTCCTTGGTTGAATGTTCAATCAACATCGCTATCGGCGGGAGGACATCATGGCCGACGAGTTCGCGAAGATGGGGGAGAGCCTGCGCGCCAAAACGGGCAAGGGGCTCGACGAATGGGTTGCCACCGCGCGCAGGGCCGGGATCGCCGGCCATATGGCGCTGGTGAACCACCTCAAATCCGAACATGGGCTGGGCCACGGCTATGCCAATATGATCGTCCATGCCGCCAATGCCTCGTCGTCGCTGTCGCAGGACGACGACGCGCTGGTGCAAGCGGCATTCGACGGAGCGAAAGCGCATTGGCGGCCGCTCTACGACCGGTTCGCAGCGCTGGTGCAGGGCTTCGGCAACGACGTCGAGCTGGCGCCGAAGAAGGGCTATGTCAGCTTTCGCCGCAAGAAGCAGTTTGCGCTGCTGATGCCCTCGACCAAGGACCGTTTCGACATCGGCCTGGCGCTCAAGGGCGAGGCGCCGACCGGAAAGCTGGAGCTGGCGGGGAGCTGGAATGCCATGGTCTCGCACCGCATCCGCATCAACGCGGGCGAGGAGCCGGGCGACGATGTGACCGGCTGGCTCCGTGCCGCCTATGACCGTGCGGGCTGAAGGGGGTCACGATGAACGCCGCCGACACGCGCCAGCGCATCCTGATGACCGCGATGGAGCTGTTCTGGGAGAAGGGGTATCTCTCGACCTCGGTGTCGGACATTCTTTCGCGCAGCCAGGTGCATTCGGGCAGCCTCTATCATTTCTTTCCCGGCAAGCAGGACGTGCTGATCGGCGTGCTCGAACTCTATCGCGACGGGATCGAGGAGATGCTGCTCGCGCCCAACTGGCAGGGGGTCGAGGATCCGGTCGAGCGCGTCTTTGCGTTGCTTGGCGGCTATCGCACGCACCTCATTGTCACCGATTGCACCTATGGCTGTCCGATCGGCAGCCTCGCACTCGAAATCCACGAGCCCGACCCGGTGGTGCGCGAGCTGATGGCGGCGAACTTCACCAATTGGTCCACGGCAATCGCGCGCTGTTTCGACGCGGCCGCCGACCGCCTGCCGCCGGGCACCGACGCGCAGGCGCTCGGCGAATTCGTGCTGACGGTGATGGAAGGTGCGGTGATGCAGGCGCGCACCTATCGCGACATCGGCTATTTCGACCGCAACATCGCTGTATTGCGCGACTATATCACTATATTGCTGGCGAGCGCAAAGAATGATAGCCTAGCGTGACTTTTCGGAGGGGGAGGGTGCAATGACCGAAGTTGGAAAAACGCCGTGGCATCTGTGGGTGGTCGGCGTTCTTGCCGTGCTGGTGAATGCCTTTCCCGTGGTCGACTTCACGCTGACCAATGTGGAGAATGAATTCTGGCTGTCGCCGCTGACGAGCGACCAGCGCGTTTTCATCCTCGGCGCGCCTTTGTGGGCGGACGTCTGCTGGGCGCTCGGCGGTTTTGGCGCCTTCATCGGATCGGTGCTGCTGCTCCTGCGTTCGCGTCATGCGGTGACCGCTTATATCGTGTCGATCGCCGGTCTCGCTGGATCGACCCTCTACCAGCATATACTGAACGGCGAAACAACGCGCGCGCTGTTCCAGAATGTCGCAATGATCGTAACGGCGGTCATCTGGGTCATCATGCTGGCGCTGTTCTTCTACGCGCGCGCGATGAAGGCGAAGGGTGTTCTGCGCTGACCATGACCGCTTTGGGGTGGTGAGCGGCCTTTCCTCTTTCCCCTCTCCCGTCGGGAGAGGGATACGCAGGCTAGGTTGCGTAGCAACCTAGCCGAAGTTGGGTGAGGGGATCACCTGTCCACCCTGAAATCTAACCTCAGGCACCCTCACCCAACCCTCTCCCAAGGGGAGAGGGCTTTGTGGCAGCTTCCGGTCGTTCGCAGCCTTCCTACCGCGCCCGGATAAACGCCCGCACATCCTCCGACAGTTTCCGCCGGTCTTCGTCGCGGATGTACATCATGTGGCCTGCGTCATAATAGGTAAAGGTGATGCGATCCTGCGGGATGCCGGTGCGTGACAGCGCATATTCGGCGGCGAAAAAGGGCGTTGCGAAATCATACCAGCCCTGCGCGACGAGCACGCGCAACCCGCTGTTCTCGCGCATCGCCTGTCCGATGTACGGCGCGACGTTCAGATAGGCGTTGGTGTCGCGCCCGCCGATGCGCCAGTCCCATTGCCCGCCGATGCCGCTGATCGACTGATATTCGCGGTCCGTCCTGAACCCCAATCCGTCGCGCAGCCAGCTGTTGATCGCCGCGGTATAGCTGGCGTCGATCCCGTAAAAGCTGGGATCGTTGTCGGGGGTTTCGCCGGCGTGGTCATAATCCTTGCCCGTATAGCGGCTGTCGAGGCGCCCGACGGTGAGGCCGCGGTCGCGCAGCAGCTCCTTGTAGAAGCGCGCGGGCGTGACGCGCAGGTCCGCCTGTTCGAGCCAGGTTTCGGACAGGCCGGTGAAGCGCGCAAGCTCGCGGCGGATCGCGGCGCGCTCCTCGCCCTGCAATTTCTGCCCTTTGAGCAGCGCGGTCGCATAGGGGCCGATCGCCCATTGCCGCGCTTCCTCTGCAAAAGCCTCGACCGACGACGCGCTCGCCTTGCCGTGATAGAGCGCGGTGACCGCCATCGACGGCAGGTTGGTGACCGGCGACAGCTCGTTGCCCGGCGTGTCGGCGCCCGCCGCAAAATCGAGCACGGTCGAAATCAGGATCAGCCCGTTGAACGCGACATCATTGTAAGTCGCGTTCATCAGCTGGTGCGCGACCGCGGCGGTGCGGGTGGTGCCATAGCTTTCGCCGCCGAGATATTTGGGGCTGTTCCAGCGGCCATTGTCGGCGAGCCAGCGGCGGATCACTTCGGCGACCAGCTTCGCATCCTGCGTCACGCCGTAATAATCCTTGGGGTCGGCCTTGCCGATCAGGTGCGAAAAGCCCGTGCCCGGCGGGTCGATGAACACGATGTCGGTGACGTCGAGCAGCGCGTCGGGATTGTCGACGATGGGCCAGGGCGGCGCGCCGTCATCAACCCCGGTGCCGGGGATCGCAACGCGCTTCGGCCCGAACGCGCCCATCATCAACCAGACGGTGCCCGAACCGGGGCCGCCGTTGAACAGGAAGGTCACCGGACGGCTGGTGTCGCGCGGTTCCTTGACATAGGATGTGGTGACGACGGCGACTTCGGGCACGCCGTCCTTGTTCCTGATGATCGTCTCACCAATCGTCGCGGCGTAATTGATCCGCTGGCCGCCAAAGGTGCCGCTGAGTTTGGTGGTGCGGATTTGCGGTTCGTAGTCGGCGGGCTTTTCGGCCTTCGCCTTGTCATTCTTGTCCTCGGCATGGACGATGGCAGGAACCGCGACGGCAAGCGCCAGCGCGATCAGCGACAGACCCGATTTCATACACTTGTCTCCCCGTTTGACGCACGGACGCTAAGCCGCGCGCGGGGAGGGGGCAAGGGTGCTGGTCGGTTGCAGTGGGGTTTTGTTCGAAGGGGTCAGGCGGATGACGCCTATCGCCTACCTCACAGCGTAGATCGCCGGGCGATAACGGGGTTCGGGGATCGGAAAGCCTTTCTCCCGCGCAACCTCAAGCCAGCTTTCGATCGCGATTTCAGCTTCCGCAACGGCTTCAATTGGCGTCTCGCCATGCGCCGAGCAAGGGCGCAAGTCGGGAACATCAGCTATCCAGCAATTGTCGTCGGGATACCAGAAAACATTAATGTGATAGCGGGGCTGCATCAGGCGGCACGACGGACGATCTTGTCCAAGTCAGCCCCGTGTTCCCGGCGTTCTTCCTCCAGATCATAGTCGATCTGAAGGCCGAGAAAAAAACCCTCGCTCATTCCGAAGTAGCGCGCCAGTCGCAGATCAACATTGGCGTCGATTGCTTGCCGGGCATCCAGAATGGCTTCGAGATGTTCAACGGCGATTCCGGCTCCATCAGCAACCTCAGAAATGGCGATGTCGCTGCCGATCAGGAAATCGTGGCGCAGAATGTCGCCGGGATGGACATTGTCCAGCCGGTCGTCATCCTCGGTGATAGTCCTCGATCCGGACATCGTCAGCGCCTCCGTTCGACCAATGGAAGGTGATCCGCCACTGGTCGTTGATCCGCAGACTATATCGTAAAGGTGTGAAGCCTTTCAACTGTTCCAGTCGATTGCCTGCGGGAACGCGCAGATCCTGAAGTTTTGTGGTGCGATTGAGTTGACGTAATTTCCGCCGCGCAGTTGATTGAATGTCCCCTGGCAGCTTGCGGCTGCGTTCACCGCGCCAGACGTGCTCCGTTTCTGGTTCTGCGAAGGAGCGGATCATTGCATACTATTCCGGCGATGCGTGAGCCAAAACGATGTTTGCGATTTTTTGGGCCTCTTGCATCGTAAGATCGAAAGGCAGGCCAAAAATCCGGACCGTCAGATTCTGTCTCAACTGCACAGGCAACTGATTTACGTTCGGCAGATCGACCATTGGAAGTGACGAGGTTGTCGGGGGAGAGGCCGACGTCTGAGTGGTCGGCGCTTTCGACTTCTGCGGTTTCGCGTTGTTTCCATTCGCCTTTTGGCGCATCCGAGATTGTCCGCTCGGACGAAAGCTAACCGGATTCTCGCTATACGAACGAAAATCCTCTAGCGCCGTCTTTAATCTGCTACGGTAGGTTTGAAGACTGTCAGGCGTGTATTGATGCGGGTTGAGATTATCAAAGCGCCCCATCACGTGATCGATGTCTAGGTTCGTGACGTCCTCGGCTTCGTCGTCAGACAGCACCGCCAGCACCTTTGCCACGGCCGTCCGCCGAGCCGAAGCAGTTGCCCGAGCTATAAGTCCCTTTTCACCTAGGTAGTCAAGGAAACGAATGAAATCATCTCTGCTACGGTTCTGCGACATTGGTCTACCTCCGATCGCCGCGATAGGCGATTCGGCGGACGCCGTCAACAAAAAGTTTAACGTTCATCTACGTCAAAACTGAACGCAGAATTGAAAATCCTTCACCGCCCCCACTTCGTCTTGCTCTGCTTCCCGAAGCGGCCCTTGCGCGTCCCCGGCTTGCCCTCGTTGCTGCGGCCCACGCGCGGCGCGACCTGTTGGTCGGGGGGCAGGCCCAGTTCGTCGGCCTCCAGCTTGCGGATTTCGTCGCGCAGGCGCCCGGCTTCCTCGAACTCCAGGTCGGCGGCGGCATCGCGCATCTTCTTTTCGAGTTCCTGGATATAGGCGCGGAGGTTGTGGCCGACCATGTGCGCGGGCTTGTCTTCGCCGATGTCGATGACGACGCCGTCCTTCGACGCGACATGCGCGATGATGTCGCCGATGTTGCGCTTGATCGTCGTCGGGGTGATGCCGTGCGCTTCGTTATACGCCTTCTGCTTTTCGCGGCGGCGGTCGGTTTCGCGCAGCGCGCGTTCCATGCTGCCGGTGATGCGGTCGGCGTAGAGGATGACGCGCCCGTCGACGTTGCGCGCGGCGCGGCCGATCGTCTGGACGAGGCTGGTTTCGCTGCGCAAAAAGCCCTCCTTGTCGGCGTCGAGGATCGCGACGAGCCCGCATTCGGGAATGTCGAGCCCTTCG
This DNA window, taken from Sphingopyxis alaskensis RB2256, encodes the following:
- a CDS encoding YraN family protein, with the translated sequence MTRAAAEARGRRAERRAAWWLRLHGWRIVGQRLRVPVGEVDLVARRGRTVAFIEVKWRDRAADLDLAIDPYRLRRVAAAAEMLAPRFARPYDDIRIDVMLLAPRRLPRHLVHVWQP
- the rsmI gene encoding 16S rRNA (cytidine(1402)-2'-O)-methyltransferase; protein product: MPDSTIPDSPLPGLYIVATPIGNLGDIGVRAAATLASADLIAAEDTRVTAKLLAHLGLRVPMTPYHDHSDERTRAALVARMASEVVVLVSDAGTPLISDPGYKLVRDARAAGRHITTLPGPCAAIAAITLSGLPSDRFLFAGFLPNKAKARADTIAEFAGLRASLVFYESGPRLAAALAALAEGLGNREAAVAREITKLYEECVTGPLADLAARYEQAPPKGEIVIVVGPPGEAAAEEADDAMLDAALRDAMADKPVAQAAKAVAKRFGRDRHAIYARALALKGQA
- a CDS encoding penicillin-binding protein activator; translated protein: MAETASNCYDGLRQNNASPRRQLLRGLGAVALAGVLAACQVVPRTGGPATPPPPSDPGETVGPGLPTDTDRHRVALLVPQTGPNADVGTAIANATTMALLDTRTERLRITTYDTALGAAAAARQAVADGNKLILGPLLSEDVAAVAPIARGAKIPVLSFSNDSSVAGNGVFIMGFVPGQSVERIVAFSRAKGHQRFGALVPKNVYGDRSAAAFRAAVAEAGGTLVALESYDRSATALTGAARRVANAGDIDAVLIADSGGNAIRAVPVIKSAGDRQILGTELWNTDAVLAGSAAMRGAWFASVSDGLYGQLATKYRTRFGRAPYRLASLGYDSVLLTVRIARDWKPGTNFPVNRLLATDGFGGIDGIFRFNNRGIAERALEVSEIGAGGFRVIDPAPTKW
- the infC gene encoding translation initiation factor IF-3; the encoded protein is MTRRPMAPLPPKNGPRYNEFIASPKVRVIDEEGENLGVMLTAEAIEQAAEVGLDLVEVSPNADPPVCKFLDVGKYKYEAQKKANLARKSQKTQEIKEIKMRPNIDDHDFDVKMKKVFDFLEEGDKVKMTMRFRGREMSHTQLGLNVLQRVAELTAEVAKVEAHPRTEGRQMLMVLAPK
- a CDS encoding NRDE family protein, with translation MCVVALAHRVHPDWPLILIGNRDEFHARPAAPLHQWADGSGIVAGRDLQAGGTWLGVHAPSGRAVVVTNVRGAMPDPAKDSRGALVTDLLRGQGRFADPAVADLDRFNAFNLFAIDGSGPRLLTNRPRPQISSLGPGVHALANEPVDRPCPRAERLRATLAALVGSRSDPEGLLDTLTAEGDPALFLTGEVYGTRASTLAAVAADGTVRMVERRYEAGGRPGGTTALDFRIG
- a CDS encoding DUF4287 domain-containing protein, which encodes MADEFAKMGESLRAKTGKGLDEWVATARRAGIAGHMALVNHLKSEHGLGHGYANMIVHAANASSSLSQDDDALVQAAFDGAKAHWRPLYDRFAALVQGFGNDVELAPKKGYVSFRRKKQFALLMPSTKDRFDIGLALKGEAPTGKLELAGSWNAMVSHRIRINAGEEPGDDVTGWLRAAYDRAG
- a CDS encoding TetR/AcrR family transcriptional regulator encodes the protein MNAADTRQRILMTAMELFWEKGYLSTSVSDILSRSQVHSGSLYHFFPGKQDVLIGVLELYRDGIEEMLLAPNWQGVEDPVERVFALLGGYRTHLIVTDCTYGCPIGSLALEIHEPDPVVRELMAANFTNWSTAIARCFDAAADRLPPGTDAQALGEFVLTVMEGAVMQARTYRDIGYFDRNIAVLRDYITILLASAKNDSLA
- a CDS encoding S10 family peptidase; the encoded protein is MKSGLSLIALALAVAVPAIVHAEDKNDKAKAEKPADYEPQIRTTKLSGTFGGQRINYAATIGETIIRNKDGVPEVAVVTTSYVKEPRDTSRPVTFLFNGGPGSGTVWLMMGAFGPKRVAIPGTGVDDGAPPWPIVDNPDALLDVTDIVFIDPPGTGFSHLIGKADPKDYYGVTQDAKLVAEVIRRWLADNGRWNSPKYLGGESYGTTRTAAVAHQLMNATYNDVAFNGLILISTVLDFAAGADTPGNELSPVTNLPSMAVTALYHGKASASSVEAFAEEARQWAIGPYATALLKGQKLQGEERAAIRRELARFTGLSETWLEQADLRVTPARFYKELLRDRGLTVGRLDSRYTGKDYDHAGETPDNDPSFYGIDASYTAAINSWLRDGLGFRTDREYQSISGIGGQWDWRIGGRDTNAYLNVAPYIGQAMRENSGLRVLVAQGWYDFATPFFAAEYALSRTGIPQDRITFTYYDAGHMMYIRDEDRRKLSEDVRAFIRAR
- a CDS encoding HigA family addiction module antitoxin, with product MSGSRTITEDDDRLDNVHPGDILRHDFLIGSDIAISEVADGAGIAVEHLEAILDARQAIDANVDLRLARYFGMSEGFFLGLQIDYDLEEERREHGADLDKIVRRAA
- a CDS encoding type II toxin-antitoxin system RelE/ParE family toxin, translated to MIRSFAEPETEHVWRGERSRKLPGDIQSTARRKLRQLNRTTKLQDLRVPAGNRLEQLKGFTPLRYSLRINDQWRITFHWSNGGADDVRIEDYHRG